A single Primulina huaijiensis isolate GDHJ02 unplaced genomic scaffold, ASM1229523v2 scaffold5913, whole genome shotgun sequence DNA region contains:
- the LOC140970374 gene encoding cytochrome P450 78A3-like: protein MMKTDVESLWFFAFAASKCESLTPSTVVIIAFLFLLSCLILNLVIWAHPGGPAWAKYKWRNPTSSKSRSIPGPKGFPVIGSMNMMTGLAHHKIAAAAEACGGKRLMAFSLGDTRAIVTCNHEVAKEILNSTTFADRPVNATAYNLMFSRSIGFAPYGVYWQTLRKIASTHLFSPKQIKASEHQRLEISNEMVSVFASNKDGFRVKNVLKLASLNNMMCSVFGWRYGLDSVNSETEELRFLVDEGYDLLGKVNWADHLSFLTDFDVQKIRLRCSRLVPRVSKFVGRIVAEHKAETSTRNRDLVDVLLSLEGTDRLSEADMIAVLWEMIFRGTDTVAVLIEWILARLVLHPDVQSKVHEELDKVVGRSRTVTESDLTELVYLTAVIKEVLRLHPPGPLLSWSRLSIRDSAVDGYHVPAGTTAIVNMWAITRDPQVWDDPLSFKPERFMEGESFSVMGSDLRLAPFGSGRRSCPGKTLGMTTVNFWVAKLLHELELVPCGPGVDLSEVLRLSCEMVNPLEMRVNLRC, encoded by the exons atgATGAAAACAGATGTCGAAAGCCTCTGGTTTTTCGCTTTCGCGGCTTCAAAATGCGAATCCCTCACCCCTTCCACCGTCGTGATCATCGCATTTCTCTTCCTTCTTTCATGCCTCATCCTTAACCTGGTTATTTGGGCTCACCCCGGAGGCCCCGCATGGGCAAAATACAAATGGAGGAACCCCACATCATCAAAATCTCGGTCTATTCCTGGTCCAAAAGGGTTTCCTGTTATAGGCagcatgaatatgatgacagGTCTAGCCCACCATAAAATAGCTGCTGCAGCTGAAGCTTGTGGAGGAAAACGTCTCATGGCTTTCAGCCTCGGCGACACGCGGGCGATAGTCACCTGCAATCATGAGGTCGCAAAAGAAATTTTGAACAGCACAACGTTCGCCGATCGTCCGGTGAATGCAACGGCATATAACTTGATGTTCAGCCGCTCTATCGGCTTCGCGCCTTATGGCGTTTATTGGCAGACCCTGAGGAAAATAGCTTCGACCCATCTCTTCTCCCCCAAACAAATCAAAGCATCTGAGCATCAACGTCTGGAGATATCAAACGAGATGGTATCTGTATTTGCTTCAAACAAAGACGGTTTTCGCGTCAAGAATGTGCTGAAACTCGCTTCGCTTAACAACATGATGTGCTCTGTATTTGGATGGAGGTACGGACTCGATTCAGTCAACTCGGAGACGGAGGAATTGAGGTTTTTGGTCGATGAAGGATACGATTTACTAGGAAAAGTGAACTGGGCTGATCATCTCTCCTTCTTGACGGAtttcgacgtgcaaaaaatCCGGTTGAGGTGCTCCAGGCTGGTGCCACGGGTGAGCAAGTTCGTGGGCCGGATTGTGGCTGAGCACAAGGCAGAAACTAGCACGCGTAACCGTGATCTCGTAGATGTTTTGCTTTCTCTCGAGGGGACTGATAGATTGTCGGAGGCAGACATGATCGCCGTTCTTTGG GAAATGATATTTAGGGGGACTGATACTGTTGCAGTCTTGATAGAATGGATATTAGCAAGATTGGTGTTGCACCCTGATGTGCAATCAAAGGTTCATGAGGAGTTGGACAAGGTTGTGGGCAGGTCGCGCACGGTAACGGAGTCGGACTTGACAGAGCTTGTGTACTTAACGGCGGTGATCAAGGAAGTGTTGAGGCTTCATCCACCGGGCCCACTTCTTTCTTGGTCCCGTTTGTCCATAAGGGACTCCGCGGTGGATGGCTATCACGTGCCTGCGGGAACCACAGCGATTGTAAATATGTGGGCCATTACGAGGGACCCACAAGTGTGGGACGATCCCTTGAGTTTTAAGCCCGAGAGATTTATGGAGGGGGAATCGTTCTCGGTGATGGGATCGGATCTGAGGCTAGCACCATTTGGGTCTGGTCGGAGGTCGTGCCCGGGTAAAACACTTGGCATGACTACGGTGAATTTCTGGGTGGCTAAGCTCTTGCATGAATTGGAGCTTGTGCCCTGTGGTCCAGGAGTAGATTTGTCGGAGGTGTTGAGGCTGTCTTGTGAAATGGTTAACCCACTGGAGATGAGAGTCAACCTCAGATGCTGA